AGTCACAAGTTTAGGTGCATCATGGGAGTTGTTATAAAATCCCAGAGCCCAGGTCACCTACATCGCAATTATGTCAGCACATCTGGGGCAGGAaccaatgcctttttttttttccagttaggtGATTTTGATGTGACTGTTGACTTAGATTCCTACTCAGatgttacttatttttttcagtCTTCCCTTCTCTGTCTTTTATCTGTAGGAGCTGAATGCCAAGGCTGCTTCTCTTTTTGAAACAAATGACGACCACTCTGTAACAGAGGGCATTAATGTGATGAATGAATTAATCATTCCTTGCATCCACCTGATCATTAATAATGACATCTCCAAGGACGACCTGGATGCCATTGAGATCATGAGGAGTCATTGGTGCTCTTACCTGGGAAAGGATATTGCAGGTGTGTTGTTAGCACAGCTTATAGTTTCTGtgcttttgtgtgtctgaaaacTCAGTGGTCTCACTCTCTAGTGTTGCTGGTTGTTGAAGCCTTGTAAAGGAGATTAGAATCCCCTAACACCTTCTGTGAGATTCATGGGTCTGTTTTGTGGAAACGACATGGGAGTTTGGTCTTTGCTTTTTTTCGGCCTCTTTGCCTTGGCCAGCTGCTGAAGCCGCTCCAGGGTCAGCCGGCaagtcctgggaactgaacccagagcaCCCTCCTGCCCAGCTACAGTCGGTGCGCACTGCAGGGATGTTAGTCTTCCATTGTTTTCCCATCTACCAAACTCTGGGACTTTATAGTTTAAAAATCAAACTATATTTATGCACAGTATTATTGTCTggtggtttttaaaatattttcaatgtttGAAGTTGCGGTTTATCAGAATTTATTAACTAATTACACCAATAAATTAGTAAATGGAGTATCTTGAGAGATCCTGAAGCTAGTATTTTGTAGGTGCATTTAGTTGGCTTGGAAGGTATATATTCTGATAGGAATCCTTCTTGTTTTTATAAAGTTTAGTGACTTGGTCTTGAATACAGAATTTATTGATAAATTTTGAAATAAGGAATTGCTCTATGTTTTCTAAGACCATGTAATCTATAGCTTGACTTAAGTCTTATGGACACATTAGTATATTTAACATTCAAAAGACAATAGCACCatcatgtgtgtgtacagagagCATCACATCTAGTTCCTCAAGTTTTAAGAGGATAATTGGTAAGAAATAGCTATGACAAGCAGATCCTTactcctgcctggcctggcctaaAGCAGAGCTTTTAAATATTTCCTACTTGTAGCTTCTTTTCACCCACAGAactgttttggagacaggttcttactatgtacccctggctggtctgaaactcactagctagaccagactgacctagaactcaaaagagatccgcctacctctgcctcatgAATGCAGGGCTTAAAGGCATGCTCTACCACAGCGAGCTACTTACAAGTGTTGTTTTTACTTGTTAGTATTGGGTGTATGGGGGATGCATGTGCCGTAGCACTGTGTgacactcagagatctgctctGCGAGGTTAGTCTTTTTGTCTTTATCTGGGCTCCGGGTGCTGAACTCCGGTCTTTGTGTGCAGCAGGCATTTTGCTCTCTGAACCATCTCATTGgtctcctcactcagaaagcttTGTGCACACcagttatattttcttttcaaaatagatTATATAAATCAAacctttagaaataaaaaaatcataaattttctatttattaaaGATGATATGCCATATTtgcagttcatttttttttcagaaagggtTAAATCCTGGCTGAATGTTCGATACTTCAGAATTTAGAACATCTGAAAAAACAGGGCTTTTCAGAGTTGATGGATATCTGTTTTATGAATGTCAATGGTGAGCACACCATGTCACATAAATATTTAGTATAAAATGATAGAGGTACATTGAGGGCCATTTTAGAAATGATGGAAATTCTGATCTAATCCCAAGCCAAAGTTCACTTAatacctttttaaaataatgaaacacAAAACAGCAGCCCAAAGAGCATTTTTCAAAATATCAAGCACCTTACTACAAGCCAACTCAAAGACACACAAATTTGATGTTTGCACGCAACAGATGATGGTAGGAAGATGTTTAAAGTCTTCTCTGTGATTAAGTTATGAATGTTTCTATAAGAACGGAAAATTTGGCAGCTCTTGTTGGCGGTAACTGTATGCACATTATGTCTTTAGACTCAAGTCTGCAGTGAAGTCATGGTTACATGTTTGCTTTTGAGTTGATACCTTTTACTGCTGCCAAATTTTTCGTGACAGCTCCTCCCCAACCTACCCAGGCGTAAACATAGACTCAGTTGTGCAGCTCGATATGAGCCTCCCATCTAGAGTGGGAGGGGCCAAGTCCCAAAGGCATTCTCCTCCTTAGCTACAGCAGGATGCATGCTGTTTGAGTTAATGTTGACTTCTTGAAGGCCCTCCAAAAGAGCTGTAGACTTCTTACTTTCCACTAAGATCTGCTGAGTTGCGTGTGTGACCAGCCTTTTTCCCTCTACAGAAAATCTGCGGCTGTGTTTAGGGGAGTTCCTACCCAGGCTTCTAGATCCTTCTGCAGAGATTATTGTCCTAAAGGAGCCTCCAACTATTCGACCGAATTCTCCCTATGATCTTTGTAGCCGGTTTGCAGCTGTCATGGAGTCCATTCAAGGAGTTTCAACAGTAACAGTGAAATAAGCTTCTCGTGGTCAAGACTCAACCTGCTCTCTGGTCACTTGCCTGTTACACAGCAGTCTGTTGCTACAGACTCCTCTGGAGTGGGGGACTGGGTAGCTGAGCAAGATTCAGACCTCATCCCTCTCTTGATGTGTGTTTAAGGATTTAAGGATAAAATTTAGGTACAAAATCATGAGAGTTATTTCACCGAAGAAGTCAGGAGCCAGTGCATTAAGGTTTTGGATTTTCCCAGAAGACCTGAATTGCCTTTTTAATCTCCCATAATACTTGGGTTTTCTAAGCTTCATGCCACTTTTTAAATTACTCTTCAGGCACCAATCTTTCTGACAGCAGAAGGATGACTCATCAGAACTGAGCCAGAGGAGCAGTTTCTAGTTAGTTGTCAAGTTCAGATGACATTTAAAAATCCTTACCTACCAGAGATTGATAATAGGGGCCTTTTGCCTGGCTTCTGACAGTGATGAAAAGGGGTGCTGATGAGGCCTTTCTTCCACATGTGGGTAGAATCTAAGGCTGTGCCACGAAGCCAAAGGGAAACCTGCCTCCACTTTTGGTCTGTTTATATTCTAGATAAACCAGAAAACCTCACATTCAGTcctgaagaaaagaaagcttcCCGGGCCTTTCAGCCCACTGGTATTGTGAAGCCACACAAGGAACATTTTAATAGTAATTATTTAAGCAAAATTCTGAAAACAGAAGCAGGTGTCTAATGCTACCCTTGCCTAATAGAATTttgattctctttttctttttagaaaataaaggaTGTGAATTTGTATAAAGAAAAGAACAtctatctgtgtgtatatgtagagAGAAGCCCATTTTTAAGGAACTTCTAATTGGGAACTCGTGTTTTAGCCAAATTTTAAGGAGTAATGGAGTAATCATGGGAGGGAAGAACACAGTACAACTATGCAGATTTTATAAATGTGCAATAAAAGTATTTGTTTTACCCCTGGTGTGGAGTATGGGCCTTTTTGAAGTCAGTGTTTTCCATTTTAGAAATGAGTGGATTCCATGGCATTTATATGACTTCAGCCTTCCTGTTAAAAGGGGtaggagagaaaatgaaaagaggagtaattttctttgttctccccactgtgtatgtatgtgtgtgtgccaagtGTGAAGTGCCCACACAGGACAGAAGACGATATTGGATTCCCTGAAGCTGCTAGAGTTGTGATCCAGCTCTTGTGTGCTAGCTCCAGTTAGCACTGTGGTTCAAAGCCTTTGAGCCAAAGCCCCTTTGGGAGTCAAacagccctttcacagggattacctaagaccatcagaaaacacagatacttacattatgatttgtAAGTAGCAAGATTATAGTTATGAGATAGCAGCTTTTATGGTTAGGGCCAGCACAACttgaactatattaaagggttgcagcattaggaaggttgagaaccgctgggaTGGCAGCAAGTTCTAACCATTCAGTCCTATCTTGCCCTATTGTCTGTCTCTCCCCACAAACACCCTGTGGCTGACTAGTCTACATCGTTTAGATTCAATCTGATCACCAGTAGGAGTGCTGACATGCAACTTCTCATTTTATAGTTAGCTACTTTTTGTTTAACCGTGTCTCTTTTGGGGTATCATAGACTGAGGTTTCAggcttgtattctgttggtattcaGTTTTGAGAGACTCAGAGCCTAGATGGggctcaaactcactatgtggtagaggctggccctgaactgcTGACCCTGCTGTATCTATCTCCCAAATACTGAGAGCACAGACATGTATTACCATGGAAGTGTTTTTTTAGCAGTTCTCAGGCTGTGGTTTGgagtgtttttgtgttttgttggactcttactggcttttaacTTACTGACACTGGGTCTTAACCAGGCTTGCCCTGAACTTGCAGCAGTCCCCTCTCACCTCTCAGATGTTGGGATTGCAGCATAAGCTGTTCAActtaaatttcaattttttttcatgccTTTATTTCGCTGGTGTGTTCATGCCACAGCATGCCAGAGGCCAGTGATGAACCTGTGCTAGTTGTTAATTTCCTTCCCTTCCACTATGCAGGTTTTCAGGATTGTGCTGAGGCTGACTAGTGTCTTTACCCACTAAACCGTATCACTGGCTCTTGattctttgagacagaatctgtGTTGGCTCTGTTCATCTCAAAATCTCAGGTCTTCTTACTTAAGCTTTCTGAGCAGCCAGGATCACAGGCATATACTTTGGCATTTTTAAAGGTTTGGGAACAAGAATGCTGAGGGTGAAAGaatgagaggaggaagaagccagTGTGAAAGATGGAGGAAGTACATGGGAGTTTCACCTTAGTATGTGCCGTGAAGACATAGTGGACTGCAAGTTTGATAGCTCCTTTTAGATCTGTTagttgccaggcagtggtagcacacacctttaaccccagcacttgggaggcagaggcaggtagccgCTTCCCTTGAGTTCTGTgatagccaaggcttcacaggTTTAGCCTGTACAttggaaacactgtctcaaaaccaaaccaaagaaactTGGTGATTTGTCTCAGTGTTAGAACATTTGCCTGCCATGCTCAGGGCCCTGTGTTCAAGTGCCAGCACATTAAATAATTAGCAGGGGGGGGGAAAGTTGAGTCACTTAAGCTCATTTTTACCCTACACATTTCAAGAAAGGTTAGATATATTAACAGGGTAAAGCAATTAGCGCTCCATGAGAGACAGACCATCTTTCAGACCCTCAGCCTTTGCTATCTTCTTGGCCACAAGAAGTAGGTATCCTAGAGGCTGAGTCTCCTGGTGTTGAGGCCACTGTGGCTCTGCAGTTGATCAAGCGCTTACTTCATACACGTAAGGCGAAGCCATGTGTTCCATCCCAGCAGCACAAATCTGCTGTCTCATGCCTGAAGTCTCAAcactggaggtagaggcagagcctcagaagttcaaagccattctcagctacatagagagttttAGAACAGTGCTTTAGATGTGATACATGGGTTTTCATCTTCCCATGTGAAATtacaaagtttgtttgttttttttttttttaaattggggcAGCTATCCTACTGGAGATGGAATGTAAGGACTCAGCATTATCAGGCAAGCTGTCAGTGCTATGTCCCTAGCCCAAGAAGTATTTTCAGTGAGATCAATTTACAAGTCTGTGATAAAAGATTTCCTCAGTTCTGTTTTTAACTCTCACTTGCCCTTCAAAACAGGTGGATAAAAATGGTGGCAGTTTTGGGTGGACAGTGACTCCATGGATGCAGGCAGTTCAGGAGTAGCTTGATTGTCTCCTGGGTGATGGGCTGTGCATGTTACCACATGTCACGCTGCAGCCCCTCTTATCAGCTACGTGTCCTTCTAAAGGAGAGTTGGGATATTTTCCTAACGGTATTCTAGTCTGTGTCCATTTCTCTGCAGAGGAagcaatagaaaacaacaaatgtCATCAACACCTACAAACATGGGATTAAGATGAGCTTCCAGCAGGCACAGGTGAACCAGCTGTCTGCAAAGATTGGGCTAAATAATGCAAAGGAGGATTTTCTCCGAGTCTTTGAATGTGGTAGGTTGTGTAGGTGGCCCATCTAGTAAAGCAACAGGATGAGGCCCAGAAGAGCATCCTTAAATATCAAATCTTGACTAAGCTGCTTGCTGCCACAGGTGTGCTGCTTTGGTTCAAAATGACCAGTTACATCTGCTCTAAAAAACCTTTCAAGGTCTTACCTAAACCTCCCAAGAACTCAAAATCTCTTAAGCCCCAGCCAGTTGTGTGACAGGGACAAGCCTTTATTAAAGCAGGGCAAGATACTGCTGCAGTCAGAGGGCCTGATCAGGGTCTCTGCAGGCCTGATTCTTGGTGGGCCAATCCCTGTGATGTTGAGAAAGGCAACAGCATCTTTACCATGGCCCTACGAGGTCTAATTCCATCCTTCACTGTCAGCCTTgtcattctcttcctcttcctcttgaaCTCCACTCCTACCTTCAACACCCACCACTTCTTCTAGTTGCCCAGTGTGATCCTGAGGACCTGCCAGCCCAGTGTGATCCTGAGGACCTGCCAGCCTCCTCCTGTGTGATCTTGAATTTGTGTGGTGCTACTCTGATTTGAGAGGTAATGCCTGTGTTCTTTGAATGAAGACCCTGGATGCAGTTTGTCTTATTTTtcggttggttcccagcaccacatccTAAGTGCTCATAATTATTTGTTAAACGAAAGCATAAATGATCAGGTGGGTGTGTGGTGGTTCCAGGAAGCAGGCACTCTAGGGGCCAGGAATCCTTGGATGTTTGAGCCTCACTTCTTATTGACACTCAGCCCACCAAACTTTGAACCTATTGAGGAAAGGTTAGCTGAAAAGACAGCCATCAGAGACAGTCTTCTGACTGGCCAGAGAAGGACAGAATAAGTTTTGATGCATACAAAATAACAGGAGTATTTTCATCCTGATATTTGCCTCTATCTACGTCAGTGTTCACAGATGAGTTCACGAAAGGGGCCTTTCCAGAGAAACTCGACTCCCAGGGCCCCAGCTTTCATTAGGAAGGGAAAGTTGTTGGAGAGAAGTTGTACTTGTGCAGTATCCATTTCCTTGGGGAGCGTTCTTCCTAAGGTAAGGTTTCTCGGTAGCCCTGGCTAAGCTTGAGCtgacagagacccacctgcctctcctcGAGTGTTGGGATTCATGATGTGCACTATGacacccaattttttttttaacatttctttctttctttcttttttttttttttttctgtgtaaccttggctggcctcaaactcacagaaatccatttgcctgtgtctccctgagtgctgggattaaaggcatgtgcccctaCGCCtggttatcattttttttcttaatttcttaattcgttattattgtgtgtgtatgatgttgGGGGAGTGTTGCGTGCATATGCCACAATGCATATGTAAGtggccagagaacaactttgtggagtcagttctctacctttatgtggattctggggatcataCTCGGGTCATCAAGCTTAGTAGTAAATGCCTTTAGTAACTCACCATCTTGCAAGCCTGGGAAAATGGCTTTTTGAAAAAGGATGCCGGCTTTGGCTGCTTTGGCAAATGTGTCTATTCTATAGTGTTAGAGATCAAATCTAAGGTCTTACATGCTAGGTAGATGTTCCAACCACTGGACCTCCACAGTCCCAAATAatacaataacaataaaatccccacattttatgtgtgtatgtctgtctatgtctgtctgcctcccacctcctctttttgacaaggtttcatgtagcctgggctggccttgaactttgtgcatgctaagcaggcaggcactctaccagctAACAAAAAATTTTAGTGTGCTTTTTTGCATATGATAAAGTATTTTTGTGGAACTGAGATCTCTTTACACATGCAAGCCCACCTTGGTTGGTAACAGGCACAACCATCCTAGAGTGACCAGTTTGTCTCAATGTGACCTTGAGTTTGCTAGTTTTAGCAGTACTGAGTCCTAGACAAAAAGGTTGGACACCTTACCATTCAGAGGGACCATCACCTTCAGTGAGAAACAAGGGACCTTTCACAGACTCATCATGTAACAGGAACAAAGCAGTGCCCTCCTGGAACACTGGGGATCTAAAAGCAGCAGAGATTTATTATGATTCAGATCTCACCTGTAGAGTCTCATCTAGACGCTGTTATGGTCCAATAACTAATTTTCCCTTGCCAGCAAATCAACGTTTCTAGCTAAACATACAATGCCTCTTCACTCCAGATTATCTGGTGACTCCAACCTTGTAACACATATTCCTTAATAAAGTGGTTAAGTATATAATTAATATTATGAGGTTTATTACTGCTTTTATTATTTCAATACAGTAGCCTAAACTGGCTATGAACTTAGGGTAATTCTCTTGGCTCAGCTTCCTGAGTTGGCATCATAAGTGAGAGCCACCATGATCACACCcctgaaggctgagacaggatctGGCCTTAAATTTTCAGTTCTTTCACACACTCCCCCACGTGCTGAAATTATAAGCATGAAACATTTCCCCCAACTGAAAATATTTCTATATAAATAAAGTTTCAATGAGGTAAACATGTTTATAAGATACTGTCCTGATTTTTAATTCTCAACTGACGTATGCATATCACCAAGATAATCAACCTTTGACAAATATGATAGTCATCATTCCTTCCCAACAAATCGATGAAGgacaaggaggagaaaggagtctACTGCCATTGCTCTATGATAGAGATTTCTAGGCAATCTCTAGCTCTAGATGACCTGGTTCATCAGTCTTGGTGTGAGGTGGAAGGAACCATCGAATTCCTCTGGTGGAGCACAGGCTGGTGGGGCTGTGGCTTCAGCCATCCAGGGAGAACACCCATCTTCATTTCCCAGGCAAGCAGAAAGGATGAGGAGAAGTCCACCCAGAGCTAGGAAAAGCCCAGCAGCCCAGCCCAGGAACAGGGCATCTCCAAACTCCCACCGGGGCACAATTTCAGGGATGCTGTCATCCCAGAAGTCTTGGAGAGTGGCATAGGCCACCCAGGAGACTGGAAAGAGGGTGGTAACTGAAGCTGATGCCTCCAAAGTCCCTCCCAGGAGGCACAGCCGCATCTGGAATACTCTGGATCCACAAAACCTGGAGCATTC
This is a stretch of genomic DNA from Meriones unguiculatus strain TT.TT164.6M chromosome 1, Bangor_MerUng_6.1, whole genome shotgun sequence. It encodes these proteins:
- the Cldn25 gene encoding putative claudin-25, producing the protein MACSFRGRVQVGGLLLSVLGWVCSCVNTILPQWKTLSLDLNEMETWISGLWEACVSQEEAGTVCKAFESFLSLPQELQVARILMVASHGLGLLGLLLSGCGLECSRFCGSRVFQMRLCLLGGTLEASASVTTLFPVSWVAYATLQDFWDDSIPEIVPRWEFGDALFLGWAAGLFLALGGLLLILSACLGNEDGCSPWMAEATAPPACAPPEEFDGSFHLTPRLMNQVI